From a region of the Halorubrum sp. BV1 genome:
- a CDS encoding CHY zinc finger protein, producing MDTNRTETDGRDITADDTGDRDRRTTRIPDTDGRFVVPLRGVAVDSETRCAHWDSPVDVVALRFGCCEAYYPCDACHDAVTNHEAEPWPRNRFDESAALCGRCRATLPARVFLDADDACPCCGVAFNPGCRAHVDRYFEV from the coding sequence ATGGATACGAATCGTACTGAGACCGACGGCCGAGATATCACCGCGGACGACACCGGTGACCGTGACCGGCGGACGACGCGTATCCCTGACACAGACGGGCGGTTCGTCGTCCCGCTCCGGGGCGTGGCTGTCGACTCCGAGACGCGGTGTGCTCACTGGGACTCACCCGTCGACGTCGTCGCGCTCCGGTTCGGCTGTTGTGAGGCGTACTACCCCTGTGACGCCTGCCACGACGCGGTGACGAACCACGAGGCCGAGCCGTGGCCGCGCAACCGGTTCGACGAATCCGCGGCGCTTTGCGGACGCTGTCGTGCGACGCTACCCGCGCGGGTGTTCCTCGACGCGGACGACGCCTGCCCGTGCTGCGGCGTCGCGTTCAACCCCGGCTGTCGGGCGCACGTGGACCGGTACTTCGAGGTCTGA
- the thyA gene encoding thymidylate synthase, producing the protein MQQYLDLVDDTLSTGTYKPNRTGVDTIASFSGQYTVDLAEGFPLLTTKKMDGYRWNSLIHEVLWYLSGEEHVRNLREETKIWNAWADDEGRLDTAYGRFWRRYPIPDDDAALPGETWPEDAHRWVTVEEAPDGTERRTFDQIQYVLDTLDENPRSRRMVVNAWHPANAATSTLPPCHYTFVVNVQGDRLNLHLTQRSGDIALGVPFNIAAYALLANALAQRTDFEVGEFGHTVVDAHVYCGRGERGTWYANNLKYVQDRLAAVESKADYLDVKSWVERTAPDEADGEEGYDHVPGLLEQLSREPRSRPRIEIADKPLDELTHDDVRVVDYDSADGISFAVAE; encoded by the coding sequence ATGCAACAGTATCTCGACCTCGTCGACGACACGCTCTCGACGGGCACGTACAAGCCGAACCGAACCGGCGTCGACACCATCGCCTCGTTCAGCGGGCAGTACACCGTCGACCTCGCGGAGGGCTTCCCGCTTTTGACGACGAAGAAGATGGACGGCTATCGCTGGAACTCGCTCATCCACGAAGTCCTCTGGTATCTCTCTGGCGAAGAACACGTCCGGAACCTCCGCGAGGAGACGAAGATATGGAACGCGTGGGCGGACGACGAGGGACGCCTCGATACCGCGTACGGTCGCTTCTGGCGTCGGTATCCGATTCCGGACGACGACGCGGCACTACCCGGTGAGACGTGGCCCGAGGACGCCCATCGGTGGGTGACCGTCGAGGAGGCTCCGGACGGGACCGAGCGCCGGACGTTCGACCAGATCCAGTACGTCCTCGACACGCTCGATGAGAACCCTCGCTCTCGCCGGATGGTCGTGAACGCGTGGCACCCGGCCAACGCCGCGACCTCGACGCTGCCGCCGTGTCACTACACGTTCGTCGTGAACGTCCAAGGCGACCGGCTCAACCTCCATCTCACGCAGCGCTCCGGAGACATCGCGCTCGGCGTGCCGTTCAACATCGCGGCGTATGCGCTCCTCGCGAACGCGCTCGCCCAGCGGACCGATTTCGAAGTCGGCGAGTTCGGTCACACCGTTGTCGACGCCCACGTCTACTGCGGCCGCGGGGAGCGCGGCACGTGGTACGCGAACAACCTGAAATACGTTCAAGACCGCCTCGCGGCCGTCGAGAGCAAGGCGGACTACCTCGACGTGAAGAGCTGGGTCGAGCGGACGGCTCCCGACGAGGCCGACGGCGAGGAGGGGTACGACCACGTTCCCGGACTGCTCGAACAGCTCTCGCGGGAACCGCGCTCGCGCCCGCGGATCGAGATCGCGGACAAGCCGCTCGACGAACTGACGCACGACGACGTGCGAGTCGTCGACTACGACTCCGCGGACGGGATCTCGTTCGCGGTCGCAGAGTGA
- a CDS encoding dihydrofolate reductase — MEDDATDETGDDDADAAADALDIVLVAAVADNGVIGDDGGMPWHYPADLAHFKRLTTGHPVIVGRATYESIVDRIGGPLPDRTSVVLTRRGLDGDRPKNVVVANDVDEAVSRAAADATDRGVDAVYVIGGATVYEQLLDRADRMVLTEVPERPEGDTRFPDWDADEWVAVEREVAPSDDTDRDGDLAFVTYERIAD; from the coding sequence ATGGAGGACGACGCCACCGACGAGACCGGCGACGACGACGCGGACGCGGCCGCCGACGCCCTCGACATCGTCCTCGTCGCCGCGGTCGCCGACAACGGCGTCATCGGCGACGACGGCGGAATGCCGTGGCACTACCCCGCAGACCTCGCCCACTTCAAGCGACTGACGACGGGCCACCCCGTGATCGTCGGCCGCGCGACCTACGAGAGCATCGTCGACCGGATCGGCGGGCCGCTCCCCGACCGCACCAGCGTCGTGTTGACGAGACGCGGCCTCGACGGCGACCGCCCGAAAAACGTGGTCGTCGCGAACGACGTCGACGAGGCGGTCTCCCGCGCGGCCGCCGACGCCACCGACCGCGGCGTCGACGCGGTGTACGTGATCGGCGGCGCGACCGTCTACGAACAGCTCCTCGACCGCGCCGATCGGATGGTGCTGACGGAGGTCCCGGAGCGCCCAGAGGGCGACACGCGCTTCCCGGACTGGGACGCGGACGAGTGGGTAGCGGTCGAGCGAGAGGTTGCCCCGTCGGACGACACCGATCGCGACGGCGATCTCGCGTTCGTCACCTACGAGCGGATCGCGGACTGA